Proteins encoded by one window of Sediminicoccus rosea:
- a CDS encoding Bug family tripartite tricarboxylate transporter substrate binding protein yields MNRRHLLASALATPALLPGLAAAQAFPNRPITIQISFPAGGATDVQMRSFAEAATRAMGQQVIIENRPGGGGTLPAANMRNARPDGYTLAQFALPAIRLPFMQRMAFNPRTDFTPIIHVTGYLFMVCVRAGSPYQTWADLVADARRRPGEVKIGNTGANGTPHLTLIELAARERIEVLHVPFRGEGDAVPALIGGHIDASGTGSGVLQLIQDGQLRALNVWPRNRSPKLPNVPTLLELGYQDMVVTSPYGIVGPQGMDPEIVRRLHDGFRVALHDPAHLATLERLDMPLEYLDSAAYGRFIQETANYEEARVKRLGLGL; encoded by the coding sequence ATGAATCGCCGCCACCTGCTGGCCAGCGCCCTTGCTACGCCTGCCCTCCTGCCGGGCCTTGCCGCGGCGCAGGCCTTCCCCAACCGCCCCATCACCATCCAGATCAGCTTCCCCGCCGGCGGTGCCACCGATGTGCAGATGCGCAGCTTCGCCGAGGCCGCGACGCGCGCCATGGGCCAGCAGGTCATCATCGAGAACCGCCCGGGCGGCGGCGGCACGCTGCCGGCCGCCAACATGCGCAACGCCCGGCCGGACGGCTACACGCTCGCGCAATTCGCCCTGCCCGCCATCCGGCTGCCCTTCATGCAGCGCATGGCCTTCAACCCGCGCACCGACTTCACGCCGATCATCCACGTCACTGGCTATCTCTTCATGGTCTGCGTGCGGGCGGGCAGCCCCTACCAGACATGGGCCGACCTCGTCGCCGATGCCCGCCGCCGGCCCGGCGAGGTGAAGATCGGCAATACCGGCGCCAATGGCACGCCGCACCTCACGCTGATCGAGCTTGCAGCGCGCGAGCGGATCGAGGTGCTGCACGTCCCCTTCCGCGGCGAGGGGGATGCCGTGCCCGCCCTGATCGGTGGCCATATTGATGCCTCGGGCACCGGCTCGGGCGTGCTGCAGCTGATCCAGGACGGGCAGTTGCGCGCGCTGAACGTCTGGCCGCGCAACCGCTCCCCCAAGCTGCCCAACGTGCCGACGCTGCTCGAACTCGGCTACCAGGACATGGTGGTGACCTCGCCCTACGGGATCGTGGGGCCGCAGGGCATGGACCCCGAGATCGTCCGCCGCCTGCATGACGGCTTCCGCGTGGCGCTGCACGATCCGGCGCATCTGGCGACGCTGGAGCGGCTCGACATGCCGCTGGAATATCTCGACAGCGCGGCCTATGGCCGCTTCATCCAGGAGACGGCGAATTACGAGGAAGCGCGCGTGAAGCGCCTGGGGCTCGGCCTGTGA
- a CDS encoding AMP-binding protein: MPLLAQNAARWPDKPCAIFPDTGEALSFGQLDAAANQVAHGLIALGLQPGEGIALLLENGPEFLWLTYGAKRAGLMVTPLSIHLRPNEVAHVLRDSGARLVVASAHLDALVTALDLSEVPHRYAVGEAVPGFAPLADLMAGQGTGWPPGERPLGREFLYSSGTTGLPKGIRRPLIPFADRLKPEFDMTWKAFYGFDESTVYLSPAPLYHAAPNRYVQRAMDHGGTAVILRKFDAERCLAMIAQHRITHSQWVPTMFVRMLALPEAVRAQHDLSSHRCAIHAAAPCPVPVKRAMIAWWGPIIREYYAGSEGIGTVFIDSETWLRKPGSVGRPAYGRVHILDEGGNPLQSGETGRIWFEGGPKFAYHNDPEKTDAAYNERGWATLHDLGWLDEEGFLFLSDRRADLILSGGVNVYPAEIEAVLLTHPRVNEVAVIGVKDEEFGERPRALVVPRGGPGDAALAEELVALCRRELAGPKVPRAVEFLEELPRSEAGKLLRRVLKERYL, translated from the coding sequence ATGCCGCTGCTGGCCCAGAATGCCGCGCGCTGGCCCGACAAGCCCTGCGCCATCTTCCCCGATACGGGGGAGGCGCTGAGCTTCGGGCAGCTCGACGCCGCCGCCAACCAGGTGGCGCATGGGCTGATCGCGCTGGGCCTCCAGCCGGGCGAGGGGATCGCGCTGCTGCTGGAGAACGGGCCGGAATTCCTCTGGCTCACCTATGGCGCGAAGCGGGCGGGGCTGATGGTGACGCCGCTCTCCATCCATCTGCGTCCGAATGAGGTCGCGCATGTGCTGCGCGATTCCGGCGCGCGGCTGGTGGTGGCATCGGCCCATCTGGATGCGCTGGTGACCGCGCTGGACCTCTCGGAGGTGCCGCATCGCTATGCGGTGGGCGAAGCGGTGCCGGGCTTCGCGCCGCTGGCCGATCTGATGGCAGGGCAGGGGACCGGCTGGCCACCCGGCGAGCGGCCGCTGGGGCGGGAGTTCCTCTATTCCTCCGGCACCACGGGCCTGCCCAAGGGCATCCGCCGTCCTCTGATCCCCTTCGCGGACCGGCTGAAGCCGGAATTCGACATGACGTGGAAGGCCTTCTACGGCTTCGACGAGAGCACGGTCTACCTCTCGCCGGCGCCGCTCTACCACGCCGCGCCCAACCGCTATGTGCAGCGCGCGATGGATCATGGCGGCACGGCGGTGATCCTGCGGAAATTCGACGCCGAGCGCTGCCTCGCGATGATCGCGCAGCACCGCATCACCCACAGCCAATGGGTGCCCACCATGTTCGTGCGCATGCTGGCCCTGCCGGAGGCGGTGCGCGCGCAGCACGACCTCTCCTCGCATCGCTGTGCCATCCATGCGGCCGCACCCTGCCCGGTGCCGGTGAAGCGCGCGATGATCGCCTGGTGGGGACCGATCATCCGCGAATACTACGCAGGCAGCGAGGGCATCGGCACCGTCTTCATCGACAGCGAGACCTGGCTGAGGAAGCCCGGCAGCGTGGGCCGCCCCGCCTATGGCCGCGTGCACATCCTGGACGAGGGGGGGAACCCGCTGCAGTCCGGCGAGACCGGCCGCATCTGGTTCGAGGGTGGGCCGAAATTCGCCTATCACAACGACCCCGAGAAAACCGATGCCGCCTATAACGAGCGCGGCTGGGCGACCCTGCATGATCTTGGCTGGCTCGATGAAGAGGGGTTCCTGTTCCTCTCCGACCGCCGGGCGGACCTGATCCTCTCGGGCGGCGTGAACGTCTATCCGGCGGAGATCGAGGCGGTGCTGCTGACGCATCCGCGCGTGAACGAGGTGGCGGTCATCGGCGTGAAGGATGAGGAATTCGGCGAGCGCCCGCGCGCGCTGGTGGTGCCGCGCGGAGGCCCGGGCGACGCGGCGCTGGCGGAGGAGCTGGTCGCGCTCTGCCGCCGCGAACTGGCCGGACCCAAGGTGCCGCGCGCCGTGGAGTTCCTGGAGGAACTGCCGCGCAGCGAGGCGGGGAAGCTGCTGCGGCGCGTGCTGAAGGAACGATACCTCTAG
- a CDS encoding SDR family oxidoreductase, whose protein sequence is MIFARDLFAGKRVLITGGGTGLGRMMAEHLLGLGAAVEIWGRRASVLEETVAAMNAEHPGRARFQAVDIKDADAVDAAIQASFDEGLGPTHLINNAAGNFISRTEDLSPRGFRAVSEIVFNGTFHVTQALGKRWIAAGMPGAVVSITVTWVWTGAPFVVPSAMSKAGVDAMTKSLALEWGRHGIRLNGIAPGLIPTEGMLARIRPGAEDPVGKAAAKNPMRKGGAPEDIGNLAAFLLSDGAGWISGQTVALDGGNWLANGAGNYNDYTAWGDAEWAEARARIKARNEEDKAKR, encoded by the coding sequence GTGATCTTCGCGCGAGACCTCTTCGCCGGGAAGCGCGTGCTCATCACCGGCGGCGGCACGGGGCTTGGCCGCATGATGGCCGAGCACCTGCTCGGTCTCGGCGCCGCCGTCGAGATCTGGGGCCGCCGCGCTTCCGTGCTGGAGGAGACGGTGGCCGCGATGAACGCGGAACATCCGGGCCGCGCCCGCTTCCAGGCGGTGGACATCAAGGATGCCGATGCGGTGGATGCCGCCATCCAGGCGAGCTTCGACGAGGGCCTGGGCCCCACGCACCTCATCAACAACGCGGCCGGCAATTTCATCAGCCGCACCGAGGATCTCTCGCCGCGTGGCTTCCGCGCCGTGTCGGAGATCGTCTTCAACGGCACCTTCCACGTGACCCAGGCGCTGGGCAAGCGCTGGATCGCGGCCGGGATGCCTGGCGCCGTCGTCTCCATCACCGTCACCTGGGTCTGGACCGGCGCCCCCTTCGTCGTGCCCTCGGCGATGAGCAAGGCGGGCGTGGATGCGATGACGAAGTCGCTCGCGCTGGAATGGGGCCGTCATGGTATCCGCCTGAACGGCATCGCGCCCGGCCTGATCCCGACCGAGGGGATGCTCGCGCGCATCCGCCCCGGCGCGGAGGATCCGGTCGGCAAGGCGGCGGCGAAGAACCCGATGCGCAAGGGCGGCGCGCCCGAGGATATCGGCAACCTGGCCGCCTTCCTGCTCTCCGACGGCGCGGGCTGGATCAGCGGGCAGACGGTGGCGCTGGATGGCGGCAACTGGCTCGCGAATGGCGCGGGCAACTACAATGACTACACCGCCTGGGGCGACGCCGAATGGGCCGAGGCCCGCGCCCGCATCAAGGCCAGGAACGAGGAAGACAAGGCCAAGCGCTGA
- a CDS encoding substrate-binding domain-containing protein, producing MQRRLFLGLGLAGLLPAAPRAAAPLQVMTSGAFTAPFEILAPRFTAETGHAITTIRGASMGAAPDALPNRLARGEAADVVILARGSLDGLVRAGLVRAGSERDLVHSAIAMAVRAGTPHPRIGTVEEFRQTLLNAASIGYSSSASGVYLSTELFARLGITEQMAGKARQFPRWVGREVANGVVELGFQQRSELLPIPGIEIVGPLPAPIQRVTTFSAGIGARAEQPEAALALIRFLASPAAHEVIRAAGLDPA from the coding sequence ATGCAACGCCGTCTGTTCCTGGGGCTCGGGCTTGCCGGGCTCCTGCCCGCCGCCCCGCGCGCGGCCGCACCGCTCCAGGTGATGACATCGGGCGCCTTCACCGCGCCCTTTGAGATCCTTGCCCCCCGCTTCACCGCCGAGACCGGCCACGCCATCACGACCATCCGCGGCGCCTCCATGGGCGCGGCGCCCGATGCGCTGCCCAACCGCCTGGCGCGCGGCGAGGCGGCCGATGTCGTGATCCTGGCACGCGGCTCGCTCGATGGGCTGGTCCGCGCCGGCCTTGTGCGTGCGGGCAGCGAGCGCGATCTCGTCCACTCCGCCATCGCCATGGCGGTGCGCGCCGGCACGCCGCATCCGCGCATCGGCACGGTCGAGGAGTTCCGCCAGACGCTGCTGAACGCCGCCAGCATCGGCTATTCCTCGAGCGCGAGCGGCGTCTATCTCTCGACCGAACTGTTCGCGCGCCTCGGCATCACCGAGCAGATGGCGGGCAAAGCCCGGCAATTCCCGCGCTGGGTGGGGCGCGAGGTGGCGAACGGCGTGGTGGAGCTGGGCTTCCAGCAGAGGAGCGAATTGCTCCCCATCCCGGGGATCGAGATCGTCGGTCCCCTGCCCGCGCCGATCCAGCGCGTGACCACCTTCTCGGCCGGGATCGGCGCGCGGGCGGAACAGCCGGAGGCGGCGCTGGCGCTGATCCGCTTCCTCGCCTCGCCGGCCGCGCATGAGGTGATCCGCGCCGCCGGGCTCGACCCCGCCTGA
- a CDS encoding Bug family tripartite tricarboxylate transporter substrate binding protein, with translation MVTRRGLLATPFILGAAGASAQGTYPNRPVRVIIPWPPGQATDLAARVMAQRLTETLGQPFVAENRAGAGGLIGTDQVAKAAPDGYTLLAASTGPIVTSPLVQRTPFNAERDFAPISITGIAPLVLVVPPNFPAQNAAEFIALLKANPGRYTFSSSGTGATAHIIASWFHALAGVDVVHVPFAGSAPALTAVMGGHVNYSIETVAAAGAAMRNGQLRALGISFRNGSSLAPGVPPLAALPGLGAFDGGAWIGLMAPAGTPASVIERIDGEVGRAMQLPEIRERVAASGLEPDYRNASAMATYITTQRAAFAEAIRVANIRIEG, from the coding sequence ATGGTCACGCGCCGCGGCCTGCTGGCCACGCCTTTCATCCTGGGTGCGGCCGGCGCTTCGGCGCAGGGCACCTACCCGAACCGCCCGGTCCGCGTGATCATCCCCTGGCCGCCCGGCCAGGCGACGGATCTCGCCGCCCGCGTCATGGCGCAGCGCCTCACCGAGACGCTGGGCCAGCCCTTCGTGGCCGAGAATCGCGCCGGCGCCGGCGGCCTCATCGGCACCGACCAGGTGGCGAAGGCGGCGCCCGATGGCTACACGCTGCTCGCCGCCTCGACCGGGCCGATCGTCACCTCGCCCCTGGTCCAGCGCACGCCCTTCAATGCCGAGCGCGACTTCGCGCCCATCTCCATCACCGGCATCGCGCCGCTGGTGCTGGTGGTGCCACCCAACTTCCCGGCGCAGAACGCGGCCGAGTTCATCGCGCTGCTGAAGGCCAATCCGGGGCGCTACACCTTCTCCTCCTCGGGCACCGGGGCCACGGCGCATATCATCGCCTCCTGGTTCCACGCGCTGGCCGGCGTGGATGTGGTGCATGTGCCCTTCGCCGGCAGCGCGCCGGCGCTGACGGCCGTGATGGGCGGGCATGTGAACTACTCGATCGAGACGGTGGCCGCGGCCGGGGCCGCGATGCGCAACGGCCAGCTCCGCGCGCTGGGCATCTCCTTCCGCAACGGCTCCTCGCTGGCGCCGGGGGTGCCGCCGCTGGCCGCGCTCCCTGGACTCGGCGCCTTCGATGGTGGCGCCTGGATCGGCCTGATGGCGCCCGCCGGCACGCCCGCCAGCGTCATCGAGCGGATTGATGGCGAGGTTGGCCGCGCCATGCAGCTCCCCGAAATCCGCGAGCGCGTGGCCGCCTCCGGCCTCGAGCCAGACTATCGCAATGCCAGCGCGATGGCGACCTACATCACGACGCAGCGCGCCGCCTTCGCGGAAGCGATTCGCGTCGCGAACATCCGCATCGAGGGCTGA
- a CDS encoding amidase, translating into MTSYHPKAFAGLTWHGAVAGFRAGNDTPSAYLERCLGTIAAKEEELRAFVVYDPDFARQHAEESTARWAAGQPLSPIDGMPIGIKDLVETRDFPTQMGCAAYAGNFPRRDSAMIQALKQAGAIILGKTVTTELGQSEPGPTKNPWDRRRTPGGSSSGSAAAVAAGMVPAAIGTQVGGSIIRPAAFCGNVALKPTQGGIHRGERQGSSQSTAGVHANSYEDMWQVAIEIAKRAGGDPGMLGLVGPDTPPLPARPERLGVLETEAWSMLRPAEREVFEALLERIRALGIPVLRKEDHPALAALERIAAEGKAVTAVIVGFENRWALLNLEANHPGGLSARAIARLRASEALTAEDYRAALATREEMRAAMARVAPFVDALIAPAAPGIAPLWDPDDTQNPRPTGDIAANAATSALGVPCVTLPVMAVEGMPFGAQVIGQAHQDARTCAIAHWLHRQL; encoded by the coding sequence ATGACCAGCTACCATCCCAAGGCCTTCGCGGGCCTCACCTGGCACGGCGCCGTCGCGGGATTCCGCGCGGGGAATGACACGCCCAGCGCCTATCTGGAGCGCTGCCTCGGCACCATCGCGGCGAAGGAGGAGGAGCTGCGCGCCTTCGTGGTCTATGACCCCGATTTCGCGCGCCAGCACGCCGAGGAGAGCACGGCGCGCTGGGCAGCCGGCCAGCCGCTCTCGCCGATCGATGGCATGCCCATCGGCATCAAGGACCTGGTCGAGACGCGCGACTTCCCGACGCAGATGGGCTGCGCCGCCTATGCCGGTAATTTCCCGCGCCGCGATTCCGCGATGATCCAGGCGCTGAAGCAGGCGGGCGCCATCATCCTCGGCAAGACCGTGACGACCGAACTCGGCCAGAGCGAACCGGGACCGACGAAGAACCCCTGGGATCGCCGCCGCACGCCGGGCGGCTCCTCCTCCGGTTCGGCCGCCGCCGTGGCCGCCGGCATGGTGCCGGCCGCCATCGGCACGCAGGTGGGCGGCTCCATCATCCGGCCCGCCGCCTTCTGCGGGAATGTGGCGCTCAAGCCCACGCAGGGCGGCATCCATCGCGGCGAGCGGCAGGGCTCCAGCCAGAGCACGGCCGGCGTGCACGCCAACAGCTACGAGGACATGTGGCAGGTCGCGATCGAGATCGCGAAGCGCGCGGGCGGCGATCCGGGCATGCTCGGCCTGGTCGGCCCCGACACGCCGCCGCTGCCGGCGCGGCCCGAGCGCCTCGGCGTGCTCGAGACCGAGGCCTGGTCCATGCTGCGCCCCGCCGAACGCGAGGTCTTCGAGGCGCTGCTGGAGCGCATCCGCGCCCTCGGCATCCCCGTGTTGCGCAAGGAAGACCACCCGGCGCTGGCGGCGCTGGAACGCATCGCGGCCGAGGGCAAGGCGGTGACGGCGGTGATCGTCGGCTTCGAGAATCGCTGGGCGCTGCTGAACCTGGAAGCCAACCACCCGGGCGGCCTCAGCGCGCGGGCCATCGCCCGGCTGCGCGCCTCCGAGGCGCTGACCGCCGAGGATTACCGCGCGGCGCTGGCCACGCGCGAGGAGATGCGCGCCGCCATGGCCCGCGTGGCCCCCTTCGTGGATGCGCTCATCGCCCCCGCCGCCCCCGGCATCGCGCCTCTCTGGGATCCCGATGACACGCAGAACCCGCGCCCGACCGGCGACATCGCGGCCAATGCCGCGACCTCGGCGCTGGGCGTGCCCTGCGTCACCCTGCCGGTGATGGCGGTGGAGGGCATGCCATTCGGCGCGCAGGTGATCGGCCAGGCGCATCAGGATGCGCGCACCTGCGCCATCGCGCATTGGCTGCACCGGCAGCTCTAG
- a CDS encoding Bug family tripartite tricarboxylate transporter substrate binding protein, with protein sequence MIQRRAALAAPFLLAAGSASAQGAWPNRSVRVVVPWPPGQATDLAARISAQRLTETLGQPFVAENRAGAGGMIGTDQVAKAAPDGYTLLAGSTGPIVTSPLVQRTAYNAERDFAEISITGMSPYLLVVPPNFPARTAEEFVALLRARPGHYSFSSSGTGATAHVVAAWFHALANVDVVHVPFAGSGPALTAVVGGHVNYSVETLAATGPLIRNGSLRALGISFKNGSTLVPDVPPLARLPGMQDYDAGAWIGLMAPAGTPRPIIDRIDAEIGRAMQAGDMRERLITAGLEPVYHGPDAMRDYIANQRRGFATAIRAANIRIEG encoded by the coding sequence ATGATCCAGCGCCGCGCGGCCCTTGCCGCCCCCTTCCTGCTTGCCGCCGGTTCGGCCAGTGCACAGGGGGCTTGGCCCAATCGTTCCGTGCGCGTGGTGGTGCCCTGGCCGCCCGGCCAGGCGACCGACCTCGCCGCCCGCATCTCCGCCCAGCGCCTGACCGAGACGCTCGGCCAGCCCTTCGTGGCCGAGAACCGCGCCGGCGCCGGCGGCATGATCGGAACCGATCAGGTGGCGAAGGCCGCGCCCGATGGCTACACGCTGCTCGCGGGTTCCACCGGCCCCATCGTCACCTCGCCGCTCGTGCAGCGCACCGCCTACAATGCCGAGCGCGACTTCGCCGAGATCTCCATCACCGGAATGTCGCCCTACCTGCTCGTGGTGCCACCGAACTTCCCCGCGCGCACGGCCGAGGAGTTCGTGGCCCTGCTGCGCGCGCGCCCGGGCCATTACAGCTTCTCCTCCTCTGGCACCGGCGCCACGGCCCATGTGGTGGCCGCCTGGTTCCATGCGCTGGCCAATGTGGATGTGGTGCATGTGCCCTTCGCCGGCAGCGGCCCCGCGCTGACGGCCGTGGTGGGCGGGCATGTGAACTACTCGGTCGAGACGCTGGCCGCGACCGGCCCGCTGATCCGCAACGGCAGCCTCCGCGCGCTCGGCATCTCCTTCAAGAACGGCTCGACCCTGGTGCCTGACGTGCCGCCGCTGGCCCGCCTCCCGGGCATGCAGGACTACGACGCCGGCGCCTGGATCGGCCTGATGGCGCCCGCCGGCACGCCGCGCCCCATCATCGACCGCATCGACGCCGAGATCGGCCGCGCCATGCAGGCCGGCGACATGCGCGAGCGCCTGATCACCGCGGGGCTGGAGCCCGTCTATCACGGCCCGGATGCGATGCGGGACTACATCGCGAACCAGCGCCGCGGCTTCGCGACCGCGATCCGCGCCGCCAACATCCGCATCGAGGGCTGA
- the araD gene encoding L-arabinonate dehydratase codes for MTKKPEDLRSHRWFGVETMRSANHRSRLMQLGFGQPEFRGKPVIGIINTWSDLMHCHGHFRERAQDVKRGVWQAGGVPMEIPAMALPEVFQKPSTMLYRNFLAMETEEIARSLPLDGLVLMGGCDKTGPALIMGAISMGIPAIYVPAGPMLRGNWRGKKLGSGSDVWKYYSELRAGTIKQSDWNEMEAGLSRSAGTCMTAGTASTMAIAAEALGLTLPGAASIPAVDSAHPRMAAAAGSRIVGMVWEDLTVTKLLDQRSLDNAVAATMAFGGSTNAIPHLIAIARRAGIAMDLERFDAISARVPLIANLRPNGDTHLMEDFFYAGGSRGFLATLAPHLALDAVTVNGTLGAQIEGAEVYDRDVIRGLDHPFYPEGGVAILRGSLAPDGAVIKHSAASPEKLRHTGPAVVFEDYNDLDARLDDPNLNVTADSVLVLRQAGPQGGPGFPEWGMMPIPKKLLAQGVRDMVRVSDARMSGTSYGTCVLHVAPEAALGGPLALVRDGDMISLDVPGRRIDLLVDEAELAARRAAWTPRVAPQQRGWTALYQRSVGQADTGCDLDFLERGEATPEPEIH; via the coding sequence ATGACGAAGAAGCCCGAGGACCTCCGCAGCCATCGCTGGTTCGGCGTCGAGACCATGCGCAGCGCCAACCACCGCTCGCGCCTCATGCAGCTCGGCTTCGGCCAGCCGGAGTTCCGGGGCAAGCCCGTCATCGGCATCATCAACACCTGGTCCGACCTGATGCATTGCCACGGCCATTTCCGGGAGCGCGCGCAGGATGTGAAGCGCGGCGTCTGGCAGGCCGGCGGCGTGCCCATGGAAATCCCGGCCATGGCGCTGCCGGAGGTGTTCCAGAAGCCCTCCACCATGCTCTACCGCAACTTCCTGGCGATGGAGACGGAGGAGATCGCGCGCTCGCTCCCGCTCGATGGCCTCGTGCTGATGGGCGGCTGCGACAAGACGGGGCCCGCGCTGATCATGGGTGCGATCAGCATGGGCATCCCGGCCATCTATGTGCCGGCCGGGCCGATGCTGCGCGGCAATTGGCGCGGCAAGAAGCTGGGCTCCGGCAGCGACGTCTGGAAATACTATTCCGAGCTGCGCGCCGGCACGATCAAGCAATCCGACTGGAACGAGATGGAGGCGGGCCTCAGCCGCTCCGCCGGCACCTGCATGACGGCGGGCACGGCCAGCACCATGGCCATCGCGGCCGAGGCGCTGGGCCTGACCCTGCCGGGTGCCGCCAGCATCCCCGCAGTGGATTCGGCGCATCCGCGCATGGCGGCGGCGGCCGGTTCGCGCATCGTGGGCATGGTCTGGGAAGACCTGACCGTCACGAAGCTGCTGGACCAGCGCAGCCTCGACAATGCCGTGGCGGCGACCATGGCCTTCGGTGGCTCCACCAACGCCATCCCGCATCTGATCGCCATCGCGCGGCGCGCCGGCATCGCGATGGACCTGGAACGCTTCGATGCGATCAGCGCGCGTGTGCCGCTCATCGCCAATCTGCGCCCCAATGGCGACACGCACCTGATGGAGGATTTCTTCTACGCGGGCGGCAGCCGCGGCTTCCTCGCGACCCTCGCGCCGCACCTGGCGCTCGATGCCGTGACCGTCAACGGAACCCTCGGCGCACAGATCGAAGGTGCGGAGGTCTATGACCGCGACGTGATCCGCGGCCTGGACCATCCCTTCTATCCCGAGGGCGGCGTTGCCATCCTGCGCGGCTCCCTCGCCCCCGACGGCGCCGTCATCAAGCACAGCGCGGCAAGCCCCGAGAAGCTGCGCCACACCGGCCCCGCCGTGGTCTTCGAGGACTACAACGACCTCGATGCCCGCCTGGACGATCCCAACCTGAATGTGACCGCCGACAGCGTGCTCGTGCTGCGGCAAGCGGGCCCGCAGGGCGGCCCGGGCTTCCCCGAATGGGGCATGATGCCCATCCCGAAGAAGCTGCTGGCCCAGGGCGTGCGCGACATGGTGCGCGTCTCCGACGCGCGCATGTCCGGCACCAGCTACGGCACCTGCGTGCTGCATGTGGCCCCCGAGGCGGCACTGGGCGGCCCGCTCGCCCTGGTGCGGGATGGCGACATGATCTCGCTCGACGTGCCGGGGCGCCGGATTGACCTGCTGGTGGACGAGGCGGAGCTGGCCGCACGCCGCGCCGCCTGGACGCCGCGCGTGGCGCCGCAGCAGCGCGGCTGGACGGCCCTTTATCAGCGCAGCGTCGGCCAGGCCGATACGGGCTGCGACCTCGACTTCCTGGAACGCGGCGAAGCAACGCCCGAGCCGGAGATCCACTGA
- a CDS encoding SDR family NAD(P)-dependent oxidoreductase — MNVKGAVAIVTGGASGLGLASAKRLAAAGAKVMIVDLATSPGAAVAAELGGGFAVADVGDEASMTAAVAAAEAMGPVRVLVHCAGRGGALRILEKDGTPGSLAHYAEIIRVNLTGSFNALRLAAAAMAKNDAVEGERGVCILTASIAGIEGQIGQIPYASSKAGVIGMTVVAARDLASKGIRVCTIAPGIFDTPMLQRLPDAVKASLAAGVPNPHRLGNPDEYAKLAMSIVENAYLNGETIRLDGALRMAPR; from the coding sequence ATGAACGTCAAAGGTGCCGTCGCGATCGTGACGGGTGGGGCCTCGGGCCTCGGGCTGGCGAGTGCGAAGCGCCTCGCCGCCGCGGGCGCCAAGGTGATGATCGTGGACCTCGCGACCTCCCCGGGTGCGGCCGTCGCCGCCGAGCTCGGCGGCGGCTTCGCGGTGGCCGATGTGGGCGATGAGGCGAGCATGACGGCAGCCGTCGCCGCGGCCGAGGCGATGGGCCCGGTGCGCGTGCTGGTGCATTGCGCGGGCCGTGGCGGCGCGCTCCGTATCCTGGAGAAGGACGGCACGCCGGGCAGCCTCGCGCATTATGCCGAGATCATCCGCGTGAACCTGACCGGCAGCTTCAACGCGCTGCGCCTCGCCGCCGCCGCCATGGCGAAGAATGACGCGGTGGAGGGCGAGCGCGGCGTCTGCATCCTGACCGCCTCCATCGCCGGCATCGAGGGGCAGATCGGCCAGATTCCCTATGCCTCCTCCAAGGCGGGCGTCATCGGCATGACGGTGGTTGCGGCGCGCGACCTCGCCAGCAAGGGCATCCGCGTCTGCACCATCGCGCCCGGCATCTTCGACACGCCCATGCTCCAGCGCCTGCCCGACGCGGTGAAGGCCTCGCTTGCCGCCGGCGTGCCCAACCCGCACCGCCTGGGCAACCCCGATGAATACGCGAAGCTCGCCATGAGCATCGTGGAGAACGCCTATCTGAACGGCGAGACGATCCGCCTGGACGGCGCGCTGCGCATGGCACCCCGATGA
- a CDS encoding TIGR04282 family arsenosugar biosynthesis glycosyltransferase: MSTPTKDAPHRPCSQAPLGIGFMCKPPVAGVSKTRLAAVVGAERAAELARAFLLDSAAIARQLATREHAALAAFHSPDDAGEAMAALLPGWRLAPQGGGDLGARMARAVERLFAEGAGRALLMGADAPTLPPALLELLLAALRDGADAAVIPALDGGYCAIAFARPLPALLTGIAWSTPAVLAETRARADELGLRLDVLQAWHDVDEAADLDLLRLTLDGAQPPGGSPLPSFRASATRGAMGLGA, encoded by the coding sequence GTGAGCACGCCGACCAAGGACGCGCCGCACCGGCCGTGCAGCCAGGCGCCGCTCGGCATCGGCTTCATGTGCAAGCCGCCGGTCGCGGGCGTCAGCAAGACCCGCCTCGCCGCCGTGGTCGGCGCGGAGCGCGCGGCCGAGTTGGCGCGCGCCTTTCTGCTGGACAGCGCCGCCATCGCCCGCCAGCTCGCCACGCGCGAGCATGCGGCGCTGGCGGCCTTCCACAGCCCGGATGATGCTGGCGAGGCCATGGCCGCGCTGCTGCCCGGCTGGCGCCTCGCGCCGCAGGGGGGCGGCGATCTCGGCGCGCGGATGGCGCGCGCGGTGGAGCGGCTCTTCGCCGAGGGCGCGGGCCGCGCGCTGCTGATGGGCGCCGATGCGCCGACGCTGCCGCCCGCCCTGCTGGAATTGCTGCTGGCGGCATTGCGGGACGGCGCGGATGCGGCGGTGATCCCGGCGCTGGATGGCGGCTATTGCGCCATCGCTTTCGCGCGCCCCTTGCCCGCGCTGCTCACGGGCATCGCGTGGTCCACGCCCGCCGTGCTGGCCGAGACGCGCGCGCGGGCGGACGAGCTGGGCCTCAGGCTCGATGTGCTGCAGGCCTGGCACGATGTGGATGAGGCGGCCGATCTCGATCTGCTGCGCCTGACCCTCGATGGCGCGCAGCCGCCGGGCGGCTCGCCCCTGCCATCCTTCCGCGCGAGTGCGACGCGCGGGGCGATGGGCCTGGGCGCCTAG